DNA from Deinococcus yavapaiensis KR-236:
TTGCGAGCTGCCGCGCGACCGCCTCGGCCGCGCGGCGGTTGTCACCCGTCAGCATCACCGTCTTCACGCCCAGCGCGTGCAGCAACCGCACCGCCTCCCGAGCCGACTCACGAATCGTGTCCGCCACCGCCACGACACCAAGAAGCTCCCCGTCCGCCGCCACGTACATCGCCGTCTTGGCGTTCCCCGCGAGGCGCTCCACCTCGACGGGCATCAAAGCGACGTTCACGCCTTCCCGGTTCATCAACTTGCGGTTGCCGATCAACACGCGCCGCCCCTCGACGGTCGCGACGACCCCGTGCCCCGGAACGCTGTCGAACGATTCAGGAGCGACCAGCGACAAACCTTGCGCTTGCGCGCCGCGCACGATCGCCTCGGCCAGCGGATGCTGCGACGGACGATCCGCCGACGCGGCGAGGCGCAGCAACTCGCCCTCGGTCACGCCCGCCGCGGGAACGATGTCGGTCAACGCGGGTTTCCCTGCCGTGAGGGTGCCGGTCTTGTCGAACACCACCGTGTCCACGTTCGCCGTCGCCTCCAGCGCCGTGGCGTTCTTGAACAGCACGCCTTCCTTCGCGGCCTTGCCGACGCCGACGGTGATCGCCGTGGGCGTCGCGAGCGCGAGCGCGTCCGGACAGGCGATGACGACGGTCGACACGGCCGCCGTCAAGGCGAAGACCACGCCCTCCCCACCGAAGAAGGACCACGCGAGGAACGCCAGCAATCCCGAGCCGAGCGCGAGGAACACCAGGTACTTCCCGGCTTGGTCGGCCAGGCGTTGCGCGGGCGCGCGGCTCGCCTGGGCGTTTTGCACCATCTGTACGATGCGGGACAGGGCCGTGTCCGCGCCGACGGCGGTCGCCTTGAAGGTGAACGCGCCCGTCTGGTTGACGGTGCCGCCCGTGACCCTCGCGCCCGCCTCCTTCGCGACCGGGACGGGTTCCCCGCTGACCATACTCTCGTCCACGTAAGAGTGTCCGCTCGTGACCTGGCCATCGACGGGGACGCGGTCGCCAGGTCGCACGGCGATCTCGTCGCCGACCACGATTTGCTCCAGCGGGATTTCCACCTCCTGACCGCCTCGAAGAACACGCGCCGTGCTGGGCGCGAGCTTCAGAAGCGCCTCCACGGCGCGTCCCGTCGCGAAGCGCGAGCGCATCTCCAGCCAGTGGCCGAGGAGCGAGAGCGCGGTGAGCATGGCCGCCGCCTCGAAGAACACTTCACGGCCTCTCAGGGCGAGCGTGGCGTACACGCTGAACACCCACGAGACGAGGATGCCCGTAGCGATCAGCGTCATCATGTTCGCTTCGCTTCGGCGCAACGCCCGCCAAGCCGCCGAAATGAACGGCCAGCCGCCCCACCACACGACGGGCGTGGACAGCAGCAGTCCGAACCACGCCATCGACAGCCCGAATGGTGGCAGGGCGGTGAAGCCGAAGGTTTCGCCGATGGGGGAGTACAGCACCACCGGGACGGTCAGGACGAGGCTGACGGCGAAGCGGAGCAGCATGTCGTTCACCATGTGCGCGCCGTGCCCGGACGCTTGACCGTGCGCGCTGTGGTCCATGACGGCCTCCCCCTGCGTTCCGTGTCTCGTCGCCGCGTGGTCGTGCGCTGCCGAGGCCGAGTGATGAGCGTGGTGGTGTTCGTGTCCGATGCTGGGGTGGCCGGGTTGCGCGGTGGACGGCGTGCAGTCCTGGCAGTCGCAGTCGTACCCGGCGTTGTGCAGGCGTCGCCGCAACTCCGTGTCATTCACGACCGCCGAGTCGTACGTGAGGTGCGCGACGGCGCGGGTGCGGTCGACGTGCACGCCCTCCACGCCTTCCACACGGACGAGTCGGTCTTCCAGCCCGGCGAGTTCGCTTGGGTCGTGGCAGTTGCGGAATGAAACTTCCAGGGTGCTGCGGCGTGGCGCGTCGGGCGCGTGGTGGTGATCGTGGTGGGTCATGC
Protein-coding regions in this window:
- a CDS encoding heavy metal translocating P-type ATPase; the protein is MTHHDHHHAPDAPRRSTLEVSFRNCHDPSELAGLEDRLVRVEGVEGVHVDRTRAVAHLTYDSAVVNDTELRRRLHNAGYDCDCQDCTPSTAQPGHPSIGHEHHHAHHSASAAHDHAATRHGTQGEAVMDHSAHGQASGHGAHMVNDMLLRFAVSLVLTVPVVLYSPIGETFGFTALPPFGLSMAWFGLLLSTPVVWWGGWPFISAAWRALRRSEANMMTLIATGILVSWVFSVYATLALRGREVFFEAAAMLTALSLLGHWLEMRSRFATGRAVEALLKLAPSTARVLRGGQEVEIPLEQIVVGDEIAVRPGDRVPVDGQVTSGHSYVDESMVSGEPVPVAKEAGARVTGGTVNQTGAFTFKATAVGADTALSRIVQMVQNAQASRAPAQRLADQAGKYLVFLALGSGLLAFLAWSFFGGEGVVFALTAAVSTVVIACPDALALATPTAITVGVGKAAKEGVLFKNATALEATANVDTVVFDKTGTLTAGKPALTDIVPAAGVTEGELLRLAASADRPSQHPLAEAIVRGAQAQGLSLVAPESFDSVPGHGVVATVEGRRVLIGNRKLMNREGVNVALMPVEVERLAGNAKTAMYVAADGELLGVVAVADTIRESAREAVRLLHALGVKTVMLTGDNRRAAEAVARQLAMDTVIAEVLPEDKAAKVQELQSQGRKVAMVGDGVNDAPALAQAEVGVAIGAGTDVAVETADVVLVRSDPADVASAVVLARRVRGKIVQNLFWAAIYNVLAIPVAAGVLYPSTGVLLRPEWAALLMSASTVIVTVNALLLNRVRVRSRHAAQGRRAAA